From the genome of Candidatus Obscuribacterales bacterium:
GTCAACGGTTCCAGACAAACTGGTAAAAGCACCCTGATTCAGCACCTTTTCCCGGCTTCCAAATCGCCTGAGTATGTTTCATTGGATAATTTGGCTACTTTGGACTCGGCTAGATCGGATCCACAAAGATTTATCGAGAATTTACCGGAGAGAGTTATTATTGATGAAATCCAACGTGCTCCTGAACTCATGCTGCCCATCAAATATTCGGTGGACCAAAGAAGACGTCCTGGCCGCTTCTTCCTAACCGGATCGGCAAATGTATTGGCACTTCCCAAAGTAGCCGATACGCTTGTTGGCAGGATCGAGGTTCATACTCTTTGGCCATTATCACAGGGCGAAATTCAAGGTCAAACTGAATCGTTCATTGACACTGCATTTAGTACTGCCAAATTTAAAAGAGTCAAGCCGATTAAAATGGCAGACCTCACACAGTTAATGTGTACAGGTGCTTATCCTGACGTACTTCAACGTGACACTGTAGCGAGACGCAAAGACTGGTTCACTGGATACATCAACACTTTGATCGAGCGAGATGTGCGTGATTTGCGCAATATTGAGCAGTTGACTGTAATGCCAAGACTATTACAGCTCATCGCTACTCGTGCTGGAGGATTACTCAATTATTCTGATCTTTCGCGATCTCTAGAAATAAATTTGTCTACTTTAAAAAATTACTTGGCACTTTTAGAACTGCTTTTCTTAGTGGTACCAATACAGCCATGGTTTGGAAACATAGGAAAAAGACTGGTTAAAGCACCAAAGCTCTATATGAATGACACTGGATTGCTATCTTACCTACTCAATGCAGATGCGAAGGCCGTCACTCAGAATGGTTCTCTTTCGGGAATGATTTTCGAAAATTTCGTAGTGATGGAGCTGCTCAAACAAATAGCCTGGAGCGAGGCTCAGCCGAAAATTTACCATTTCCGTACCGAGGCAGGACAGGAAGTTGATATTGTTCTTGAAACGCGTGATGGCCGAATAGTTGGCATTGAGTGCAAAAGCGCCATTACACTTTCCAGAGAT
Proteins encoded in this window:
- a CDS encoding ATP-binding protein, which encodes MYPRNLKKSLLVAAGDTPVVMVNGSRQTGKSTLIQHLFPASKSPEYVSLDNLATLDSARSDPQRFIENLPERVIIDEIQRAPELMLPIKYSVDQRRRPGRFFLTGSANVLALPKVADTLVGRIEVHTLWPLSQGEIQGQTESFIDTAFSTAKFKRVKPIKMADLTQLMCTGAYPDVLQRDTVARRKDWFTGYINTLIERDVRDLRNIEQLTVMPRLLQLIATRAGGLLNYSDLSRSLEINLSTLKNYLALLELLFLVVPIQPWFGNIGKRLVKAPKLYMNDTGLLSYLLNADAKAVTQNGSLSGMIFENFVVMELLKQIAWSEAQPKIYHFRTEAGQEVDIVLETRDGRIVGIECKSAITLSRDAFKGLNALKQMTGKKFHRGIILYAGDSNLAFENYFEAIPVSAIWETTSGKAPTLI